A single window of Patescibacteria group bacterium DNA harbors:
- the nusA gene encoding transcription termination factor NusA has protein sequence MSSEIQKAIKQICDEKNISESSVIETIEAALAVAYRKDFGEKDENIKVEFNIETAASRIFDVKHVVADMTEEEIEKAKEEEKEKREKAKEEKRELTEEERVELFNPKTDIMISEARKLKKDVSLGDEIRTEMFPPEAYGRMAAQTAKQVIIQKLREAERDVVYSDYKDREGEIINATIQRVEGRVVLVDIGQTTAVMPPQEQIEQERYNSGQRIKVYIVSVTKTTKGPEIVVSRSHPEMVKKLFTMEVPEIANGAIEIKAVAREAGSRTKIAVQSKESNIDPVGSCVGQRGTRVQTIIAELGGEKIDIIEYDEDPIKFIINSLSPAKVISVKLDEKEGRAIAEVKEDQLSLAIGKSGQNVRLSAKLTGLKIDIIKEGETVEEKNKAKDKPKEEKSESSDDEVEGKEEVKETEDKPEKKTAKKKASAKKEDKKDK, from the coding sequence ATGTCATCAGAAATTCAAAAAGCGATCAAACAAATTTGCGACGAGAAAAATATTTCCGAGAGTTCGGTTATTGAGACAATCGAGGCTGCTTTAGCCGTGGCTTACCGGAAAGATTTTGGCGAAAAAGACGAGAATATTAAAGTGGAGTTTAATATCGAAACGGCCGCATCACGTATTTTTGATGTAAAGCATGTTGTAGCGGATATGACGGAAGAAGAAATTGAGAAGGCTAAGGAAGAAGAAAAAGAAAAGCGGGAAAAGGCCAAAGAAGAGAAAAGGGAATTAACTGAAGAAGAGAGGGTTGAACTGTTTAACCCCAAAACTGACATTATGATTTCAGAGGCTAGGAAATTGAAAAAAGATGTTTCTTTGGGTGATGAAATCAGAACCGAAATGTTTCCGCCGGAAGCATACGGTAGAATGGCTGCGCAAACTGCCAAGCAGGTTATTATTCAGAAATTACGCGAAGCGGAACGGGATGTTGTGTACAGTGATTACAAAGACCGTGAAGGAGAAATCATCAATGCCACTATCCAAAGGGTTGAAGGAAGGGTTGTTTTAGTTGATATCGGCCAGACTACAGCCGTCATGCCTCCACAGGAGCAGATTGAACAGGAACGTTATAATTCTGGTCAAAGAATTAAAGTATATATTGTCTCTGTTACCAAAACCACCAAAGGACCGGAAATTGTTGTATCCAGATCTCATCCGGAAATGGTGAAGAAACTGTTTACAATGGAAGTGCCGGAAATTGCCAATGGCGCAATCGAGATAAAGGCAGTAGCGCGAGAAGCCGGTTCCCGGACAAAAATAGCAGTTCAGTCAAAGGAGTCAAATATTGATCCGGTCGGTTCGTGTGTCGGCCAGCGCGGAACCCGCGTGCAGACAATTATCGCGGAACTCGGCGGAGAAAAAATTGATATTATCGAATATGACGAGGATCCGATTAAGTTTATTATCAATTCTCTATCACCGGCGAAAGTCATCAGCGTCAAACTGGATGAAAAGGAAGGGAGAGCGATCGCAGAAGTGAAGGAAGATCAGCTATCTCTGGCAATCGGAAAAAGCGGTCAGAACGTCCGCCTGTCCGCCAAGCTAACCGGCCTCAAGATAGATATTATTAAAGAAGGTGAAACAGTAGAAGAAAAGAATAAAGCAAAAGATAAACCGAAAGAAGAAAAATCTGAATCATCTGATGATGAGGTTGAAGGAAAAGAAGAAGTAAAGGAAACAGAAGATAAACCAGAAAAAAAGACAGCCAAGAAAAAAGCATCAGCAAAAAAAGAGGATAAAAAAGACAAATAA
- a CDS encoding ribose-phosphate diphosphokinase, with amino-acid sequence MDLSRIVLFSGGSCPELAQAIASKLGVPLSPAKTTPFADGEPFAQLDANVRGRHVFIIQSTQPPADNLMQLLVMIDAAKRASAAAVTAVMPYFGCARQDRKKEGRVPITARLVADLLAAAGANRVVTAELHAAQIQGFFNIPCDHLYMYPVMVPEIKRIVASEREEYGPDTPFALVSSDINGGKMVRNYRKHRFPGDRVVIIDKERSGHGHSRVNEIYGDPKGCICIILDDMVDGGGTMIGAAEAVLDSGARVVHGIAAHPVFSGDAVGKIGQSRLKSLIVGDTIPIGMKAGFGSNIKVCSFADVFAPAIEAITTETSVSAICFEQR; translated from the coding sequence ATGGATCTCTCCAGAATCGTGCTTTTTTCCGGCGGATCGTGCCCTGAGCTGGCTCAGGCGATTGCGTCCAAACTGGGCGTTCCTCTGAGCCCGGCCAAAACCACTCCGTTTGCTGACGGAGAACCTTTCGCTCAGCTGGATGCGAATGTGCGTGGAAGACACGTCTTCATCATCCAGTCCACTCAGCCACCCGCCGACAATCTGATGCAGCTGCTCGTGATGATTGATGCTGCCAAGCGAGCTTCGGCCGCCGCGGTTACGGCAGTGATGCCGTATTTCGGCTGTGCGCGCCAGGACCGCAAGAAGGAAGGTAGGGTGCCGATCACCGCGAGACTGGTCGCGGACCTTTTGGCTGCCGCCGGTGCCAACCGGGTAGTCACGGCGGAACTGCACGCCGCGCAGATCCAAGGGTTCTTCAACATCCCTTGTGACCACCTGTACATGTATCCGGTAATGGTGCCGGAGATCAAGCGGATCGTGGCGAGTGAACGGGAAGAATACGGACCGGATACGCCGTTTGCGCTGGTATCTTCGGATATCAATGGCGGTAAAATGGTCCGTAACTACCGCAAACACCGTTTCCCGGGAGATCGTGTCGTGATCATCGACAAGGAACGTAGTGGACACGGACATTCCCGGGTCAACGAGATCTACGGTGATCCGAAGGGGTGCATCTGCATCATTCTGGATGACATGGTCGATGGTGGTGGTACGATGATCGGTGCCGCGGAAGCCGTGCTGGATAGCGGTGCCAGGGTTGTTCACGGGATCGCAGCACATCCGGTATTCTCCGGGGATGCTGTCGGCAAGATCGGGCAGTCTCGTCTGAAGTCGCTGATTGTGGGAGACACCATCCCTATCGGCATGAAGGCGGGTTTCGGCTCGAATATCAAGGTTTGTTCATTCGCGGATGTTTTTGCCCCCGCCATCGAGGCAATTACCACAGAGACTTCCGTCTCGGCAATCTGCTTCGAACAGCGCTAG
- a CDS encoding YraN family protein, with the protein MQNYRQNIGKIGEDIAVEYCMGLGYFIIDRHYTSRFGEIDIIGKDGGETVFIEVKSRCTNSFGAPEEAITDIKINRIIKTIEVFLATYPEVSEYRIDVIVVQFRMDFFTHLIKHIKGVGISEVNNREIDIF; encoded by the coding sequence ATGCAGAATTACCGTCAAAATATCGGCAAAATTGGGGAAGATATTGCGGTGGAGTATTGTATGGGGCTCGGGTACTTTATTATTGATCGGCACTATACTTCCCGATTCGGGGAGATTGATATTATCGGCAAGGATGGGGGTGAGACCGTCTTTATTGAGGTTAAGAGCCGTTGCACTAATTCGTTCGGTGCCCCGGAAGAAGCGATAACTGATATTAAAATAAATAGAATAATTAAGACAATTGAAGTTTTTCTTGCAACTTACCCGGAAGTGTCAGAATATCGGATTGATGTTATTGTTGTGCAGTTTCGTATGGATTTTTTTACTCACCTGATCAAACATATTAAAGGAGTTGGAATTTCGGAAGTAAATAATCGTGAGATTGATATTTTTTAA
- a CDS encoding class I SAM-dependent methyltransferase yields the protein MERKAAGGNELLNPEAIIHQAGVGYGDVVGDLGCGGMGYFTLQAAKAVGDKGQVYAVDVLKNVLKSVWTKVKLEGLTNVRMVWSNLEILGATKIRESSLDFALLVNTLFQTKKHEAVITEATRLLKKGGKLVIVDWKKMSTPFGPQTEDRVSEDEIKGIVEKLGYSLEKTLDTGPYHFLLEYIKK from the coding sequence ATGGAAAGAAAAGCAGCGGGAGGAAACGAATTGTTAAACCCGGAGGCGATTATTCATCAGGCCGGTGTTGGATATGGAGACGTGGTGGGAGATTTGGGGTGCGGAGGTATGGGATATTTTACTTTGCAGGCGGCAAAGGCGGTTGGAGATAAAGGGCAGGTATACGCGGTTGATGTACTGAAAAATGTTTTGAAAAGCGTGTGGACGAAAGTAAAGCTGGAAGGGCTGACGAACGTTAGAATGGTCTGGTCTAATTTGGAAATTCTCGGTGCGACAAAAATCCGCGAGAGCAGTCTAGATTTTGCCTTATTGGTGAATACGCTGTTCCAGACAAAAAAACACGAAGCGGTTATTACGGAAGCAACCCGTCTTCTAAAAAAGGGTGGTAAATTGGTGATTGTTGACTGGAAAAAAATGAGCACGCCATTCGGGCCACAGACAGAAGATCGTGTTTCAGAGGATGAAATCAAAGGAATTGTGGAAAAACTGGGCTATAGTTTAGAAAAAACACTAGATACCGGACCCTATCATTTTTTACTTGAATATATAAAGAAATAG
- a CDS encoding ribonuclease HII, which translates to MVEPTYQEEEKLKKKGYLKVAGLDEAGRGAWAGPIVAASVILNPRIRVDGLRDSKQLSPTRRKQLYIEIVKNALNWSVGIVSEKTIDRIGINDANALAMEQAVKKLILRPDYLLVDYFLLDHVGIEHHAITKGDQKVASIAAASIIAKVTRDFIMVEAHKDYPEYNFHAHKGYGTEHHQKKIEKYGICKIHRISFSPMKDLV; encoded by the coding sequence ATGGTTGAACCAACATATCAAGAAGAGGAAAAATTAAAAAAGAAAGGCTACTTAAAAGTTGCCGGACTTGATGAAGCCGGGCGCGGAGCATGGGCCGGCCCGATTGTAGCGGCCAGTGTTATTTTGAATCCCAGAATTCGCGTAGACGGTTTGCGGGATTCAAAACAACTATCTCCGACACGGCGCAAACAGCTGTATATTGAAATCGTCAAAAACGCATTAAACTGGAGCGTGGGGATCGTTTCAGAAAAAACAATTGACCGCATCGGTATTAACGACGCAAACGCACTCGCGATGGAACAGGCGGTGAAAAAACTAATCCTGCGACCGGATTATTTGCTTGTGGATTATTTTCTTCTGGATCATGTTGGGATTGAACACCATGCAATTACCAAAGGCGACCAAAAAGTTGCCTCAATTGCAGCGGCGTCAATTATCGCCAAGGTCACCAGGGATTTTATTATGGTAGAGGCGCACAAAGATTATCCGGAATATAATTTTCATGCTCACAAAGGGTATGGTACAGAACATCATCAGAAGAAGATTGAAAAATACGGAATTTGTAAAATCCATCGGATCTCATTTTCACCGATGAAGGATTTGGTATAA
- a CDS encoding Glu/Leu/Phe/Val dehydrogenase, with product MATTKNPFANTLEQLKKAAELIDLDRNIYEILKVPYRTFQFSIPVKMDDHSWKIFEGYRVQYNNDRGPYKGGIRFHPQANLHEVKALAALMTWKTAVANIPFGGGKGGIKVDPKKLSEGELERLSRGYINAVRDFIGPDQDVPAPDVNTNPKIMGWMVDEYSKLTGRFTPAVITGKPLALGGSQGRGPATGLGGFYLLQEVAKKLKLNPKNTKIVIQGLGNVGYHFAQFAHQAGYKIIAISDSQGSIFDKRGKGLDPVHVMDTKKEKGLASGCYCTGAVCDCKNYARLSDKKLLELPCDILVPAALENQITKTNAGKIKAKVVFELANGPVTSEADEKLAKRGIMVVPDILANSGGVTVSYFEWLQNISNEYWTEEVVNKKLKLLITSAFDKVWENKEKYNTDMRTAAYILAIERVAEALHAKGY from the coding sequence ATGGCTACAACTAAAAATCCTTTTGCTAATACACTAGAGCAGTTAAAGAAAGCGGCGGAACTGATCGATTTAGACCGGAATATCTATGAGATTTTGAAAGTTCCTTATAGAACATTTCAATTTTCCATCCCAGTGAAAATGGATGATCACTCATGGAAAATATTTGAGGGATATCGCGTCCAGTATAATAATGATCGAGGGCCTTATAAGGGGGGTATCCGTTTCCATCCCCAGGCTAATTTACACGAAGTAAAAGCACTGGCCGCTCTGATGACCTGGAAAACTGCCGTAGCCAATATTCCTTTCGGCGGGGGTAAGGGAGGGATTAAAGTTGATCCGAAAAAACTTTCTGAAGGAGAGCTCGAAAGATTGTCTAGAGGGTATATTAATGCCGTAAGGGATTTTATCGGACCGGATCAGGATGTGCCCGCACCAGATGTAAATACCAATCCGAAAATAATGGGATGGATGGTGGATGAATACAGTAAACTGACTGGGCGTTTTACTCCTGCGGTAATAACCGGTAAACCTTTGGCGTTGGGCGGGTCACAGGGTAGGGGGCCGGCAACAGGGCTGGGTGGTTTCTATTTATTGCAAGAAGTAGCTAAAAAACTGAAACTTAATCCAAAGAACACAAAGATTGTAATACAGGGGCTCGGTAATGTCGGGTATCATTTTGCACAGTTTGCACATCAGGCAGGATATAAAATAATCGCTATATCAGATTCGCAAGGAAGTATTTTTGATAAACGCGGCAAAGGGTTGGATCCGGTTCACGTAATGGATACTAAAAAAGAAAAAGGACTAGCAAGCGGTTGTTATTGTACTGGGGCAGTTTGTGACTGTAAGAACTACGCAAGATTGTCCGATAAAAAACTGCTTGAATTACCGTGTGATATTTTAGTGCCGGCAGCATTAGAAAATCAGATTACCAAAACAAATGCAGGGAAGATAAAAGCGAAGGTGGTGTTTGAGCTGGCTAATGGACCGGTCACATCGGAAGCGGATGAAAAACTGGCGAAGAGGGGAATAATGGTGGTGCCGGATATCTTGGCGAATTCCGGCGGAGTAACGGTTTCCTATTTTGAATGGCTACAAAATATCTCTAATGAATACTGGACCGAAGAAGTGGTAAATAAAAAACTGAAACTGCTGATTACTTCCGCTTTTGACAAAGTATGGGAAAATAAAGAAAAATATAATACTGATATGAGGACCGCTGCTTATATTCTTGCTATCGAGAGAGTGGCTGAGGCATTGCACGCGAAGGGTTACTAA
- a CDS encoding pyridoxal phosphate-dependent aminotransferase, whose amino-acid sequence MPSNNSIPLSFRADGMHASSIRKLSSFAGAAKKRGVKVYQLNIGQPDLETPKRFFTEVRKYQEKTVAYAPSEGYAEVVNAWSDYYQQNNIPFVSEDIIVTTGGSEAIIFALMTVADPGDEVIIFEPLYANYITFARMASVKPVPVQTFLTNGFHLPSDEEIEKKITEKTKAIIICNPSNPTGTVYSREELKKVAELAKKHDIFIIADEVYREIVFEGEAISMMDFTEIHDRIIVVDSISKRFNICGARIGCIASKNKKVMENVLKFAQGRLSSPTIEQLAVIPLLKQPDRYIDPMVKEYKQRRDVVIKSLDTIPGVEYYKPQGALYLIVKLPIDNAEYFCRWLLEEFNDQNETVMFAPAAGFYETEGAGKNEIRIAFVLDVKQLTRAMEILKIALEEYK is encoded by the coding sequence ATGCCATCAAATAACTCTATTCCGCTTTCTTTTCGAGCAGATGGGATGCACGCTTCTTCAATCCGAAAGCTTTCTTCTTTTGCCGGCGCGGCAAAAAAGCGGGGGGTAAAAGTTTATCAATTAAATATCGGGCAGCCGGATTTGGAGACCCCAAAAAGATTTTTCACGGAAGTAAGAAAGTATCAAGAAAAGACTGTAGCGTATGCTCCGTCGGAGGGCTATGCGGAAGTTGTAAATGCGTGGAGCGATTATTATCAGCAAAACAATATTCCTTTTGTCAGCGAGGATATAATTGTCACCACCGGCGGGAGTGAGGCAATCATTTTTGCCTTAATGACTGTGGCAGACCCAGGAGATGAAGTAATAATCTTTGAACCGCTTTATGCTAACTATATTACGTTTGCCCGGATGGCTTCAGTTAAACCGGTACCGGTACAAACATTTTTAACAAACGGATTTCATCTGCCATCAGACGAGGAAATAGAAAAAAAGATTACTGAAAAAACGAAAGCGATTATTATCTGTAACCCTTCTAATCCTACCGGTACGGTCTATTCCCGTGAGGAATTAAAAAAAGTCGCGGAGCTGGCAAAAAAGCATGATATATTTATTATTGCTGATGAGGTGTACAGAGAAATTGTATTTGAAGGTGAAGCAATCAGCATGATGGATTTTACAGAGATTCACGATCGGATAATTGTCGTGGACAGTATTTCAAAACGTTTTAATATTTGTGGGGCGCGTATCGGTTGTATCGCATCAAAAAATAAAAAAGTCATGGAGAATGTTTTAAAATTCGCTCAAGGCCGTCTTTCTTCCCCAACAATTGAACAGCTTGCAGTTATCCCTCTATTAAAGCAACCCGATAGATATATCGATCCTATGGTGAAAGAATATAAGCAGAGAAGGGATGTCGTAATAAAATCTCTGGACACAATCCCTGGCGTAGAATATTACAAACCACAGGGTGCATTGTATTTAATTGTTAAATTGCCTATCGATAATGCGGAATATTTTTGCCGTTGGTTATTGGAAGAATTTAATGATCAGAATGAAACAGTTATGTTCGCACCGGCTGCCGGTTTTTACGAAACGGAAGGGGCTGGGAAAAATGAAATACGCATCGCGTTTGTTTTAGATGTAAAACAACTTACCCGGGCGATGGAAATATTAAAAATTGCATTAGAAGAGTACAAATAA
- the trxB gene encoding thioredoxin-disulfide reductase: MPSAREYDCIIIGAGAAGLTAAIYAARRTLKTLVITKDLGGQASIAGIVENYPGLGKTNGLEIMEQFKKQAEDSGAEIIYQEVNKIEKTDSEFRITTSKEEFIGKTVILAFGLTPRDLGVPGENGLKNRGVSYCSTCDGPLFKNKTVIVVGGGNSALDSAELLSKIANEVYLIHRQDFFRGENIILDKIKQKENVKILLNSEVVEIHGSNKVEAVSIKNNQTEEEDKINCDGVFVEVGYIAKTDIVKDLVDRNDRNQIVINSNCETSCPGVFAAGDVTDIVYKQVVISAGEGAKAALQTYKYLQRKTGRQGGVDWGEKK; this comes from the coding sequence ATGCCATCTGCAAGAGAATATGACTGCATTATTATTGGTGCTGGGGCTGCCGGACTGACCGCGGCTATTTATGCTGCACGCAGAACACTGAAGACGTTGGTAATCACAAAGGATCTTGGTGGGCAGGCTTCAATCGCCGGGATTGTGGAGAATTATCCCGGTTTGGGCAAAACGAACGGACTGGAAATAATGGAGCAATTTAAAAAACAAGCAGAAGACAGCGGTGCAGAAATTATTTATCAGGAAGTAAATAAAATTGAAAAGACAGATAGTGAATTCAGAATAACAACTTCAAAAGAAGAATTTATTGGGAAAACAGTAATCTTGGCATTTGGGCTTACGCCGAGAGATCTGGGTGTGCCAGGTGAAAATGGTTTAAAAAACAGGGGCGTTTCATATTGTTCCACATGTGATGGCCCATTGTTTAAAAATAAAACTGTAATAGTGGTCGGCGGTGGCAACTCCGCTTTGGATTCTGCTGAGCTGTTGTCAAAAATTGCCAACGAAGTGTATCTGATCCACAGGCAAGATTTTTTCCGTGGGGAAAATATTATTTTAGATAAAATAAAGCAGAAAGAAAACGTTAAAATATTGTTGAATAGTGAAGTAGTTGAAATACATGGGAGTAATAAAGTTGAAGCGGTCAGTATAAAAAACAATCAGACTGAAGAAGAAGACAAAATCAACTGTGACGGGGTTTTTGTGGAGGTTGGTTATATTGCAAAGACTGATATTGTAAAAGATTTAGTGGATCGCAATGACCGCAATCAAATTGTAATTAATAGTAATTGTGAGACATCTTGTCCCGGTGTATTTGCAGCGGGGGATGTTACTGATATTGTTTATAAACAAGTTGTGATCTCTGCCGGAGAAGGGGCAAAGGCAGCATTACAGACTTACAAATATTTACAGAGAAAAACCGGAAGACAAGGCGGTGTAGATTGGGGAGAAAAAAAATAA
- the trxA gene encoding thioredoxin, whose protein sequence is MAGVEINDNNFEQEVLKHDQLVLVDIWAEWCTPCKIMLPVMEELMKDNEGKAVKIAKMNIDENQATTQKYNVMSIPTFLFFKDGEVVKQSIGAQSKEDLQKVIDENL, encoded by the coding sequence ATGGCAGGCGTTGAAATAAATGATAATAATTTTGAGCAGGAAGTGTTAAAGCACGACCAGCTAGTTTTGGTTGATATCTGGGCGGAATGGTGTACACCATGCAAAATCATGTTACCGGTAATGGAAGAATTAATGAAGGACAATGAAGGTAAGGCAGTAAAAATTGCAAAAATGAATATTGATGAAAATCAGGCCACAACGCAGAAATATAACGTCATGAGTATCCCGACCTTTTTATTTTTTAAGGATGGGGAAGTTGTTAAGCAATCGATCGGAGCACAGTCAAAAGAAGATCTGCAGAAAGTCATCGACGAAAACCTATAA
- a CDS encoding metal-sensitive transcriptional regulator — MANTDKIPKNQAHLRRIIGQLKGIERMLQDKRNCGEIITQLMAARASLDSLGVSVLRNESRECLTGEGSIKKKSEDLEKITTNLFKLT, encoded by the coding sequence ATGGCAAATACTGATAAAATACCAAAGAATCAGGCACATCTACGGCGAATTATAGGCCAACTAAAAGGCATTGAGAGAATGTTACAGGATAAGCGTAACTGTGGTGAAATAATTACACAGTTAATGGCCGCGAGAGCGTCACTGGATTCGTTGGGCGTAAGTGTGTTGCGCAATGAATCAAGAGAGTGTCTAACTGGGGAGGGAAGTATTAAAAAGAAATCAGAGGATTTGGAAAAGATTACAACTAATTTATTTAAATTAACTTAA
- the csrA gene encoding carbon storage regulator CsrA has translation MLILSRKRNEKIMIGDDISIMVVDIRGDQVQIGIDAPRSIPVHREEIAIEIASEIPQGSRKRGTKTKNR, from the coding sequence ATGCTGATCCTCAGCCGCAAGCGCAACGAAAAAATCATGATCGGGGACGATATCTCGATCATGGTCGTCGACATCAGGGGCGACCAGGTTCAGATCGGGATCGACGCTCCCAGGAGCATCCCTGTTCACCGCGAGGAGATCGCTATCGAGATCGCCAGCGAAATCCCTCAGGGCTCGCGCAAACGAGGGACCAAAACCAAAAACAGGTAA
- a CDS encoding PRC-barrel domain-containing protein → MKISSKKLLHLPVFTESGEELGKISELIINIETHGVDQYIVRGSNLIEEFFSKDLIVNRTQVISIDQNRMTVDDSISKDKEKLFNTKELGKNKSAPPISL, encoded by the coding sequence ATGAAAATTTCTTCGAAAAAACTTCTTCATCTCCCTGTTTTTACGGAATCAGGCGAAGAGTTAGGAAAAATTTCTGAGCTGATAATTAATATTGAAACGCACGGAGTGGATCAATATATCGTAAGAGGCAGTAACTTAATTGAAGAGTTTTTTTCCAAAGACCTTATTGTAAATAGAACGCAGGTAATTTCAATTGATCAAAATAGAATGACTGTGGACGATTCAATTAGTAAAGACAAAGAAAAATTATTCAACACAAAGGAACTGGGGAAAAATAAATCTGCTCCCCCAATCTCATTATAA
- a CDS encoding YidC/Oxa1 family membrane protein insertase, giving the protein MAEFFNTVLYEPLFNGLIYIYDVLPWKDLGIAIIVLTLLIKLVLYLPSRSSIRSQKTLQETQPKLDAIKAKYKDNREEMGKQLMSFYKQNKVNPFSSCLPLLIQLPILIALYRVFFGGLTTDSETGVLVADQVKHLYGYLKDTYTTTPVNLMFLGFVDLAEKGNYILAFLAGGLQFLQGKMMMRKKPEIDTKGSKDEGKSAAINRQMMYFMPVITVIFGIQFPAGLTLYWATSTLFQVGQQYLLFRDKNTKKVIPQVIDQK; this is encoded by the coding sequence ATGGCAGAATTTTTTAACACTGTACTCTACGAGCCGCTATTTAACGGACTGATTTATATTTATGATGTTTTACCCTGGAAGGACTTAGGAATCGCAATAATTGTCCTCACTTTATTGATCAAACTGGTCCTATATCTTCCTTCTCGTTCATCTATTAGATCGCAAAAGACGCTACAGGAGACACAGCCCAAATTAGACGCAATTAAGGCCAAATATAAGGATAATCGAGAGGAAATGGGTAAACAATTGATGAGTTTTTATAAGCAAAATAAGGTTAACCCCTTTTCTTCCTGTCTCCCCCTTCTGATCCAACTGCCAATTCTGATTGCTTTATACCGGGTATTCTTTGGTGGTCTCACAACGGACTCAGAAACAGGGGTGCTGGTCGCAGATCAAGTGAAACATTTATATGGGTATTTAAAAGATACCTACACGACAACGCCGGTGAATTTGATGTTTTTAGGTTTTGTTGATTTAGCAGAAAAAGGAAATTATATACTTGCTTTCCTCGCCGGCGGTTTGCAGTTTTTACAAGGCAAGATGATGATGAGAAAGAAACCGGAAATAGATACAAAAGGAAGTAAAGATGAGGGTAAGTCAGCCGCGATTAACAGACAAATGATGTATTTTATGCCGGTAATAACCGTGATATTCGGCATCCAGTTCCCCGCCGGTTTGACTTTATATTGGGCAACGTCCACACTGTTTCAAGTGGGGCAGCAGTATTTGCTTTTTAGGGATAAAAATACAAAAAAAGTAATTCCTCAAGTTATTGATCAAAAATAA
- the yidD gene encoding membrane protein insertion efficiency factor YidD — protein sequence MPKKKINKWVLMPRKAVLFLVKSYQKTLSPDHGFFSYKYPHGYCKHFPSCSEYSYQAVEKYGVIKGGIKSAARIVKCNPYSQGGYDPLDLTK from the coding sequence ATGCCGAAAAAAAAGATTAATAAATGGGTGCTAATGCCGCGAAAGGCGGTATTATTCTTGGTTAAAAGCTACCAAAAAACCTTGTCGCCCGACCATGGATTTTTTTCTTATAAATATCCTCATGGTTATTGCAAGCATTTTCCCAGCTGTTCCGAATATTCGTATCAGGCGGTTGAAAAATACGGGGTGATAAAAGGCGGTATTAAGTCGGCGGCAAGGATTGTAAAATGTAATCCTTATAGCCAAGGCGGGTATGACCCGTTAGATTTAACTAAATAA
- the rnpA gene encoding ribonuclease P protein component: MLPKQYRLTNEGDYKKIYEKRKSIFLPSLSLRYLQKKEKVNSRFGFVISKKIYKNSVDRNLLKRRMRAIIKKQLPNIFSGYDFIISARPGVKNKSFKEIEADIEKLFRKSRLYAEKKD; the protein is encoded by the coding sequence ATGCTTCCTAAGCAATACCGACTTACGAACGAGGGAGACTATAAAAAAATTTATGAAAAAAGGAAATCCATTTTTCTCCCCTCTCTTTCCTTAAGATATCTTCAGAAAAAAGAAAAAGTTAACAGCCGGTTTGGGTTTGTAATTTCAAAAAAAATTTATAAAAATAGTGTTGATCGTAATTTACTGAAAAGAAGAATGAGGGCGATAATTAAGAAACAACTCCCCAATATCTTTTCCGGATACGATTTTATAATTTCCGCAAGACCGGGGGTAAAAAATAAGTCATTTAAAGAAATTGAAGCAGATATAGAAAAACTGTTCAGAAAATCACGCTTATATGCCGAAAAAAAAGATTAA
- the rpmH gene encoding 50S ribosomal protein L34 encodes MPKRTYQPKKRKRQKTHGFRERMSSPTGKKVIKRRRTKKRAKLSV; translated from the coding sequence ATGCCCAAAAGAACATACCAGCCAAAAAAAAGAAAGAGACAAAAAACGCACGGTTTCCGGGAAAGAATGAGTTCGCCAACCGGAAAAAAAGTTATTAAAAGAAGAAGAACAAAAAAAAGAGCTAAATTATCTGTCTAA